One segment of Schistocerca cancellata isolate TAMUIC-IGC-003103 chromosome 2, iqSchCanc2.1, whole genome shotgun sequence DNA contains the following:
- the LOC126161475 gene encoding putative per-hexamer repeat protein 5 isoform X42 gives MKARVVIHFLCFALTATICAGQSTNLGIPDLPGNWTGNGTDIPEPPGNWTGNGTDIPEPPGNRTGNGTDIPEPPGNWTGNGTDIPEPPGNWTGNGTDIPEPPGNWTGNGTDIPEPPGNWTGNGTDIPEPPGNWTGNGTDIPEPPGNWTGNGTDIPEPPGNWTGNGTDIPEPPGNWTGNGTDIPEPPGNWTGNGTDIPEPPGNWTGNGTDIPEPPGNWTGNGTDIPEPPGNWTGNGTDIPEPPGNWTGNGTDIPEPPGNWTGNGTDIPEPPGNWTGNGTDIPEPPGNWTGNGTDIPEPPGNWTGNGTDIPEPPGNWTGNGTDIPEPPGNWTGNGTDIPEPPGNWTGNGTDIPEPPGNWTGNGTDIPEPPGNWTGNGTDIPEPPGNWTGNGTDIPEPPGNWTGNGTDIPEPPGNWTGNGTDIPEPPGNWTGNGTDIPEPPGNWTGNGTDIPEPPGNWTGNGTDIPEPPGNWTGNGTDIPEPPGNWTGNGTDIPEPPGNWTGNGTDIPDPPGNWTGNGTGLPLQSGNLASSTSSMPAGPSNSVGSETNNPGSPESLQEFPPSLNMPWINLLPHRIENLPAFNPGLNPIFNFLRTIQQLNNRRPFFVI, from the exons ATGAAGGCGCGGGTCGTCATTCACTTCCTTTGCTTTGCCTTGACC GCAACAATATGTGCTGGGCAGTCTACGAACTTGGGTATTCCAGACCTGCCTGGTAACTGGACAGGAAATGGAACAGACATCCCAGAACCACCTGGTAACTGGACAGGAAATGGAACAGATATCCCTGAACCACCTGGTAACAGGACAGGAAATGGAACAGACATTCCAGAACCGCCGGGTAACTGGACAGGAAATGGAACAGACATTCCAGAACCGCCAGGCAACTGGACAGGAAATGGAACTGACATTCCAGAACCACCTGGTAATTGGACAGGAAATGGAACAGACATTCCAGAACCGCCAGGCAACTGGACAGGAAATGGAACTGATATTCCAGAACCACCTGGTAATTGGACAGGAAATGGAACAGATATCCCTGAACCACCAGGCAACTGGACAGGAAATGGAACTGATATTCCAGAACCGCCAGGTAACTGGACAGGAAATGGCACCGACATTCCAGAACCGCCAGGCAACTGGACAGGGAATGGAACAGATATCCCTGAACCACCTG GTAACTGGACGGGAAATGGCACAGACATCCCAGAACCCCCAGGTAATTGGACAGGAAATGGAACAGATATCCCTGAACCACCAGGTAACTGGACAGGCAATGGTACAGACATTCCAGAACCACCTGGTAACTGGACAGGAAATGGAACAGACATTCCAGAACCGCCAGGCAACTGGACAGGAAATGGAACTGACATTCCAGAACCACCTG GTAACTGGACAGGAAATGGCACCGACATTCCAGAACCGCCAGGCAACTGGACAGGGAATGGAACAGATATCCCTGAACCACCTGGTAACTGGACAGGGAATGGAACAGATATCCCTGAACCACCAGGTAACTGGACGGGAAATGGCACAGACATCCCAGAACCCCCAGGTAATTGGACAGGAAATGGAACAGATATCCCTGAACCACCAGGTAACTGGACAGGCAATGGTACAGACATTCCAGAACCACCTG GTAATTGGACAGGAAATGGAACAGATATCCCTGAACCACCAGGTAACTGGACAGGCAATGGTACAGACATTCCAGAACCACCTGGTAACTGGACAGGAAATGGGACAGATATTCCTGAACCTCCTGGTAACTGGACAGGAAATGGAACAGATATCCCTGAACCACCAGGTAACTGGACAGGAAATGGAACAGACATTCCAGAACCACCTGGTAACTGGACAGGAAATGGAACAGATATCCCTGAACCTCCAGGCAATTGGACAGGAAATGGAACTGATATTCCTGAACCGCCAGGTAACTGGACAGGAAATGGAACAGATATCCCTGAACCACCAGGTAACTGGACAGGCAATGGTACAGACATTCCAGAACCACCTGGTAACTGGACAGGAAATGGGACAGATATACCTGAACCACCAGGTAATTGGACAGGAAATGGAACAGATATTCCAGAACCACCAGGTAACTGGACAGGAAATGGTACTGATATCCCAGACCCTCCAGGTAACTGGACTGGAAATGGAACAGGTTTGCCACTACAATCTGGCAACTTGGCAAGTAGCACATCCAGTATGCCTGCTGGACCATCTAACTCTGTTGGAAGTGAAACGAATAATCCAGGTTCTCCAGAGTCACTGCAAGAGTTTCCTCCCAGTCTTAATATGCCATGGATTAATCTTTTGCCTCACAGAATAGAAAATCTTCCTGCCTTCAATCCTGGACTGAAcccaatttttaattttcttcgtaCTATACAACAGCTGAATAACAGACGTCCCTTCTTCGTAATATAG
- the LOC126161475 gene encoding putative per-hexamer repeat protein 5 isoform X21 codes for MKARVVIHFLCFALTATICAGQSTNLGIPDLPGNWTGNGTDIPEPPGNWTGNGTDIPEPPGNRTGNGTDIPEPPGNWTGNGTDIPEPPGNWTGNGTDIPEPPGNWTGNGTDIPEPPGNWTGNGTDIPEPPGNWTGNGTDIPEPPGNWTGNGTDIPEPPGNWTGNGTDIPEPPGNWTGNGTDIPEPPGNWTGNGTDIPEPPGNWTGNGTDIPEPPGNWTGNGTDIPEPPGNWTGNGTDIPEPPGNWTGNGTDIPEPPGNWTGNGTDIPEPPGNWTGNGTDIPEPPGNWTGNGTDIPEPPGNWTGNGTDIPEPPGNWTGNGTDIPEPPGNWTGNGTDIPEPPGNWTGNGTDIPEPPGNWTGNGTDIPEPPGNWTGNGTDIPEPPGNWTGNGTDIPEPPGNWTGNGTDIPEPPGNWTGNGTDIPEPPGNWTGNGTDIPEPPGNWTGNGTDIPEPPGNWTGNGTDIPEPPGNWTGNGTDIPEPPGNWTGNGTDIPEPPGNWTGNGTDIPEPPGNWTGNGTDIPEPPGNWTGNGTDIPEPPGNWTGNGTDIPEPPGNWTGNGTDIPEPPGNWTGNGTDIPEPPGNWTGNGTDIPDPPGNWTGNGTGLPLQSGNLASSTSSMPAGPSNSVGSETNNPGSPESLQEFPPSLNMPWINLLPHRIENLPAFNPGLNPIFNFLRTIQQLNNRRPFFVI; via the exons ATGAAGGCGCGGGTCGTCATTCACTTCCTTTGCTTTGCCTTGACC GCAACAATATGTGCTGGGCAGTCTACGAACTTGGGTATTCCAGACCTGCCTGGTAACTGGACAGGAAATGGAACAGACATCCCAGAACCACCTGGTAACTGGACAGGAAATGGAACAGATATCCCTGAACCACCTGGTAACAGGACAGGAAATGGAACAGACATTCCAGAACCGCCGGGTAACTGGACAGGAAATGGAACAGACATTCCAGAACCGCCAGGCAACTGGACAGGAAATGGAACTGACATTCCAGAACCACCTGGTAATTGGACAGGAAATGGAACAGACATTCCAGAACCGCCAGGCAACTGGACAGGAAATGGAACTGATATTCCAGAACCACCTGGTAATTGGACAGGAAATGGAACAGATATCCCTGAACCACCAGGCAACTGGACAGGAAATGGAACTGATATTCCAGAACCGCCAGGTAACTGGACAGGAAATGGCACCGACATTCCAGAACCGCCAGGCAACTGGACAGGGAATGGAACAGATATCCCTGAACCACCTG GTAACTGGACGGGAAATGGCACAGACATCCCAGAACCCCCAGGTAATTGGACAGGAAATGGAACAGATATCCCTGAACCACCAGGTAACTGGACAGGCAATGGTACAGACATTCCAGAACCACCTGGTAACTGGACAGGAAATGGAACAGACATTCCAGAACCGCCAGGCAACTGGACAGGAAATGGAACTGACATTCCAGAACCACCTG GTAACTGGACAGGAAATGGCACCGACATTCCAGAACCGCCAGGCAACTGGACAGGGAATGGAACAGATATCCCTGAACCACCTGGTAACTGGACAGGGAATGGAACAGATATCCCTGAACCACCAGGTAACTGGACGGGAAATGGCACAGACATCCCAGAACCCCCAGGTAATTGGACAGGAAATGGAACAGATATCCCTGAACCACCAGGTAACTGGACAGGCAATGGTACAGACATTCCAGAACCACCTGGTAACTGGACAGGCAATGGTACAGACATTCCAGAACCACCTGGTAACTGGACAGGAAATGGAACAGATATCCCTGAACCACCTGGTAACTGGACAGGAAATGGAACAGACATTCCAGAACCACCTGGTAACTGGACAGGGAATGGAACAGATATCCCTGAACCACCAG GTAACTGGACAGGCAATGGTACAGACATTCCAGAACCACCTGGTAACTGGACTGGAAATGGGACAGATATCCCTGAACCACCTG GTAATTGGACAGGAAATGGAACAGATATCCCTGAACCACCAGGTAACTGGACAGGCAATGGTACAGACATTCCAGAACCACCTGGTAACTGGACAGGAAATGGGACAGATATTCCTGAACCTCCTGGTAACTGGACAGGAAATGGAACAGATATCCCTGAACCACCAGGTAACTGGACAGGAAATGGAACAGACATTCCAGAACCACCTGGTAACTGGACAGGAAATGGAACAGATATCCCTGAACCTCCAGGCAATTGGACAGGAAATGGAACTGATATTCCTGAACCGCCAGGTAACTGGACAGGAAATGGAACAGATATCCCTGAACCACCAGGTAACTGGACAGGCAATGGTACAGACATTCCAGAACCACCTGGTAACTGGACAGGAAATGGGACAGATATACCTGAACCACCAGGTAATTGGACAGGAAATGGAACAGATATTCCAGAACCACCAGGTAACTGGACAGGAAATGGTACTGATATCCCAGACCCTCCAGGTAACTGGACTGGAAATGGAACAGGTTTGCCACTACAATCTGGCAACTTGGCAAGTAGCACATCCAGTATGCCTGCTGGACCATCTAACTCTGTTGGAAGTGAAACGAATAATCCAGGTTCTCCAGAGTCACTGCAAGAGTTTCCTCCCAGTCTTAATATGCCATGGATTAATCTTTTGCCTCACAGAATAGAAAATCTTCCTGCCTTCAATCCTGGACTGAAcccaatttttaattttcttcgtaCTATACAACAGCTGAATAACAGACGTCCCTTCTTCGTAATATAG
- the LOC126161475 gene encoding putative per-hexamer repeat protein 5 isoform X47 yields MKARVVIHFLCFALTATICAGQSTNLGIPDLPGNWTGNGTDIPEPPGNWTGNGTDIPEPPGNRTGNGTDIPEPPGNWTGNGTDIPEPPGNWTGNGTDIPEPPGNWTGNGTDIPEPPGNWTGNGTDIPEPPGNWTGNGTDIPEPPGNWTGNGTDIPEPPGNWTGNGTDIPEPPGNWTGNGTDIPEPPGNWTGNGTDIPEPPGNWTGNGTDIPEPPGNWTGNGTDIPEPPGNWTGNGTDIPEPPGNWTGNGTDIPEPPGNWTGNGTDIPEPPGNWTGNGTDIPEPPGNWTGNGTDIPEPPGNWTGNGTDIPEPPGNWTGNGTDIPEPPGNWTGNGTDIPEPPGNWTGNGTDIPEPPGNWTGNGTDIPEPPGNWTGNGTDIPEPPGNWTGNGTDIPEPPGNWTGNGTDIPEPPGNWTGNGTDIPEPPGNWTGNGTDIPEPPGNWTGNGTDIPEPPGNWTGNGTDIPEPPGNWTGNGTDIPEPPGNWTGNGTGLPLQSGNLASSTSSMPAGPSNSVGSETNNPGSPESLQEFPPSLNMPWINLLPHRIENLPAFNPGLNPIFNFLRTIQQLNNRRPFFVI; encoded by the exons ATGAAGGCGCGGGTCGTCATTCACTTCCTTTGCTTTGCCTTGACC GCAACAATATGTGCTGGGCAGTCTACGAACTTGGGTATTCCAGACCTGCCTGGTAACTGGACAGGAAATGGAACAGACATCCCAGAACCACCTGGTAACTGGACAGGAAATGGAACAGATATCCCTGAACCACCTGGTAACAGGACAGGAAATGGAACAGACATTCCAGAACCGCCGGGTAACTGGACAGGAAATGGAACAGACATTCCAGAACCGCCAGGCAACTGGACAGGAAATGGAACTGACATTCCAGAACCACCTGGTAATTGGACAGGAAATGGAACAGACATTCCAGAACCGCCAGGCAACTGGACAGGAAATGGAACTGATATTCCAGAACCACCTGGTAATTGGACAGGAAATGGAACAGATATCCCTGAACCACCAGGCAACTGGACAGGAAATGGAACTGATATTCCAGAACCGCCAGGTAACTGGACAGGAAATGGCACCGACATTCCAGAACCGCCAGGCAACTGGACAGGGAATGGAACAGATATCCCTGAACCACCTG GTAACTGGACGGGAAATGGCACAGACATCCCAGAACCCCCAGGTAATTGGACAGGAAATGGAACAGATATCCCTGAACCACCAGGTAACTGGACAGGCAATGGTACAGACATTCCAGAACCACCTGGTAACTGGACAGGAAATGGAACAGACATTCCAGAACCGCCAGGCAACTGGACAGGAAATGGAACTGACATTCCAGAACCACCTG GTAACTGGACAGGAAATGGCACCGACATTCCAGAACCGCCAGGCAACTGGACAGGGAATGGAACAGATATCCCTGAACCACCTGGTAACTGGACAGGGAATGGAACAGATATCCCTGAACCACCAGGTAACTGGACGGGAAATGGCACAGACATCCCAGAACCCCCAGGTAATTGGACAGGAAATGGAACAGATATCCCTGAACCACCAGGTAACTGGACAGGCAATGGTACAGACATTCCAGAACCACCTGGTAACTGGACAGGCAATGGTACAGACATTCCAGAACCACCTGGTAACTGGACAGGAAATGGAACAGATATCCCTGAACCACCTGGTAACTGGACAGGAAATGGAACAGACATTCCAGAACCACCTGGTAACTGGACAGGGAATGGAACAGATATCCCTGAACCACCAGGTAACTGGACAGGAAATGGAACAGACATCCCAGAACCCCCAGGTAATTGGACAGGAAATGGAACAGATATCCCTGAACCACCAGGTAACTGGACAGGCAATGGTACAGACATTCCAGAACCACCTGGTAACTGGACTGGAAATGGGACAGATATCCCTGAACCACCTG GTAACTGGACAGGCAATGGTACAGACATTCCAGAACCACCTGGTAACTGGACAGGAAATGGGACAGATATACCTGAACCACCAG GTAACTGGACTGGAAATGGAACAGGTTTGCCACTACAATCTGGCAACTTGGCAAGTAGCACATCCAGTATGCCTGCTGGACCATCTAACTCTGTTGGAAGTGAAACGAATAATCCAGGTTCTCCAGAGTCACTGCAAGAGTTTCCTCCCAGTCTTAATATGCCATGGATTAATCTTTTGCCTCACAGAATAGAAAATCTTCCTGCCTTCAATCCTGGACTGAAcccaatttttaattttcttcgtaCTATACAACAGCTGAATAACAGACGTCCCTTCTTCGTAATATAG
- the LOC126161475 gene encoding putative per-hexamer repeat protein 5 isoform X7, giving the protein MKARVVIHFLCFALTATICAGQSTNLGIPDLPGNWTGNGTDIPEPPGNWTGNGTDIPEPPGNRTGNGTDIPEPPGNWTGNGTDIPEPPGNWTGNGTDIPEPPGNWTGNGTDIPEPPGNWTGNGTDIPEPPGNWTGNGTDIPEPPGNWTGNGTDIPEPPGNWTGNGTDIPEPPGNWTGNGTDIPEPPGNWTGNGTDIPEPPGNWTGNGTDIPEPPGNWTGNGTDIPEPPGNWTGNGTDIPEPPGNWTGNGTDIPEPPGNWTGNGTDIPEPPGNWTGNGTDIPEPPGNWTGNGTDIPEPPGNWTGNGTDIPEPPGNWTGNGTDIPEPPGNWTGNGTDIPEPPGNWTGNGTDIPEPPGNWTGNGTDIPEPPGNWTGNGTDIPEPPGNWTGNGTDIPEPPGNWTGNGTDIPEPPGNWTGNGTDIPEPPGNWTGNGTDIPEPPGNWTGNGTDIPEPPGNWTGNGTDIPEPPGNWTGNGTDIPEPPGNWTGNGTDIPEPPGNWTGNGTDIPEPPGNWTGNGTDIPEPPGNWTGNGTDIPEPPGNWTGNGTDIPEPPGNWTGNGTDIPEPPGNWTGNGTDIPEPPGNWTGNGTDIPEPPGNWTGNGTDIPEPPGNWTGNGTDIPEPPGNWTGNGTDIPDPPGNWTGNGTGLPLQSGNLASSTSSMPAGPSNSVGSETNNPGSPESLQEFPPSLNMPWINLLPHRIENLPAFNPGLNPIFNFLRTIQQLNNRRPFFVI; this is encoded by the exons ATGAAGGCGCGGGTCGTCATTCACTTCCTTTGCTTTGCCTTGACC GCAACAATATGTGCTGGGCAGTCTACGAACTTGGGTATTCCAGACCTGCCTGGTAACTGGACAGGAAATGGAACAGACATCCCAGAACCACCTGGTAACTGGACAGGAAATGGAACAGATATCCCTGAACCACCTGGTAACAGGACAGGAAATGGAACAGACATTCCAGAACCGCCGGGTAACTGGACAGGAAATGGAACAGACATTCCAGAACCGCCAGGCAACTGGACAGGAAATGGAACTGACATTCCAGAACCACCTGGTAATTGGACAGGAAATGGAACAGACATTCCAGAACCGCCAGGCAACTGGACAGGAAATGGAACTGATATTCCAGAACCACCTGGTAATTGGACAGGAAATGGAACAGATATCCCTGAACCACCAGGCAACTGGACAGGAAATGGAACTGATATTCCAGAACCGCCAGGTAACTGGACAGGAAATGGCACCGACATTCCAGAACCGCCAGGCAACTGGACAGGGAATGGAACAGATATCCCTGAACCACCTG GTAACTGGACGGGAAATGGCACAGACATCCCAGAACCCCCAGGTAATTGGACAGGAAATGGAACAGATATCCCTGAACCACCAGGTAACTGGACAGGCAATGGTACAGACATTCCAGAACCACCTGGTAACTGGACAGGAAATGGAACAGACATTCCAGAACCGCCAGGCAACTGGACAGGAAATGGAACTGACATTCCAGAACCACCTG GTAACTGGACAGGAAATGGCACCGACATTCCAGAACCGCCAGGCAACTGGACAGGGAATGGAACAGATATCCCTGAACCACCTGGTAACTGGACAGGGAATGGAACAGATATCCCTGAACCACCAG GTAACTGGACAGGCAATGGTACAGACATTCCAGAACCACCTGGTAACTGGACAGGCAATGGTACAGACATTCCAGAACCACCTGGTAACTGGACAGGAAATGGAACAGATATCCCTGAACCACCTGGTAACTGGACAGGAAATGGAACAGACATTCCAGAACCACCTGGTAACTGGACAGGGAATGGAACAGATATCCCTGAACCACCAGGTAACTGGACAGGAAATGGAACAGACATCCCAGAACCCCCAGGTAATTGGACAGGAAATGGAACAGATATCCCTGAACCACCAGGTAACTGGACAGGCAATGGTACAGACATTCCAGAACCACCTGGTAACTGGACTGGAAATGGGACAGATATCCCTGAACCACCTGGTAACTGGACAGGAAATGGAACAGACATTCCAGAACCACCTGGTAACTGGACAGGGAATGGAACAGATATCCCTGAACCACCAGGTAACTGGACAGGAAATGGAACAGACATCCCAGAACCCCCAGGTAATTGGACAGGAAATGGAACAGATATCCCTGAACCACCAGGTAACTGGACAGGCAATGGTACAGACATTCCAGAACCACCTGGTAACTGGACAGGAAATGGGACAGATATTCCTGAACCTCCTGGTAACTGGACAGGAAATGGAACAGATATCCCTGAACCACCAGGTAACTGGACAGGAAATGGAACAGACATTCCAGAACCACCTGGTAACTGGACAGGAAATGGAACAGATATCCCTGAACCTCCAGGCAATTGGACAGGAAATGGAACTGATATTCCTGAACCGCCAGGTAACTGGACAGGAAATGGAACAGATATCCCTGAACCACCAGGTAACTGGACAGGCAATGGTACAGACATTCCAGAACCACCTGGTAACTGGACAGGAAATGGGACAGATATACCTGAACCACCAGGTAATTGGACAGGAAATGGAACAGATATTCCAGAACCACCAGGTAACTGGACAGGAAATGGTACTGATATCCCAGACCCTCCAGGTAACTGGACTGGAAATGGAACAGGTTTGCCACTACAATCTGGCAACTTGGCAAGTAGCACATCCAGTATGCCTGCTGGACCATCTAACTCTGTTGGAAGTGAAACGAATAATCCAGGTTCTCCAGAGTCACTGCAAGAGTTTCCTCCCAGTCTTAATATGCCATGGATTAATCTTTTGCCTCACAGAATAGAAAATCTTCCTGCCTTCAATCCTGGACTGAAcccaatttttaattttcttcgtaCTATACAACAGCTGAATAACAGACGTCCCTTCTTCGTAATATAG
- the LOC126161475 gene encoding putative per-hexamer repeat protein 5 isoform X35, whose translation MKARVVIHFLCFALTATICAGQSTNLGIPDLPGNWTGNGTDIPEPPGNWTGNGTDIPEPPGNRTGNGTDIPEPPGNWTGNGTDIPEPPGNWTGNGTDIPEPPGNWTGNGTDIPEPPGNWTGNGTDIPEPPGNWTGNGTDIPEPPGNWTGNGTDIPEPPGNWTGNGTDIPEPPGNWTGNGTDIPEPPGNWTGNGTDIPEPPGNWTGNGTDIPEPPGNWTGNGTDIPEPPGNWTGNGTDIPEPPGNWTGNGTDIPEPPGNWTGNGTDIPEPPGNWTGNGTDIPEPPGNWTGNGTDIPEPPGNWTGNGTDIPEPPGNWTGNGTDIPEPPGNWTGNGTDIPEPPGNWTGNGTDIPEPPGNWTGNGTDIPEPPGNWTGNGTDIPEPPGNWTGNGTDIPEPPGNWTGNGTDIPEPPGNWTGNGTDIPEPPGNWTGNGTDIPEPPGNWTGNGTDIPEPPGNWTGNGTDIPEPPGNWTGNGTDIPEPPGNWTGNGTDIPEPPGNWTGNGTDIPEPPGNWTGNGTDIPEPPGNWTGNGTDIPDPPGNWTGNGTGLPLQSGNLASSTSSMPAGPSNSVGSETNNPGSPESLQEFPPSLNMPWINLLPHRIENLPAFNPGLNPIFNFLRTIQQLNNRRPFFVI comes from the exons ATGAAGGCGCGGGTCGTCATTCACTTCCTTTGCTTTGCCTTGACC GCAACAATATGTGCTGGGCAGTCTACGAACTTGGGTATTCCAGACCTGCCTGGTAACTGGACAGGAAATGGAACAGACATCCCAGAACCACCTGGTAACTGGACAGGAAATGGAACAGATATCCCTGAACCACCTGGTAACAGGACAGGAAATGGAACAGACATTCCAGAACCGCCGGGTAACTGGACAGGAAATGGAACAGACATTCCAGAACCGCCAGGCAACTGGACAGGAAATGGAACTGACATTCCAGAACCACCTGGTAATTGGACAGGAAATGGAACAGACATTCCAGAACCGCCAGGCAACTGGACAGGAAATGGAACTGATATTCCAGAACCACCTGGTAATTGGACAGGAAATGGAACAGATATCCCTGAACCACCAGGCAACTGGACAGGAAATGGAACTGATATTCCAGAACCGCCAGGTAACTGGACAGGAAATGGCACCGACATTCCAGAACCGCCAGGCAACTGGACAGGGAATGGAACAGATATCCCTGAACCACCTG GTAACTGGACGGGAAATGGCACAGACATCCCAGAACCCCCAGGTAATTGGACAGGAAATGGAACAGATATCCCTGAACCACCAGGTAACTGGACAGGCAATGGTACAGACATTCCAGAACCACCTGGTAACTGGACAGGAAATGGAACAGACATTCCAGAACCGCCAGGCAACTGGACAGGAAATGGAACTGACATTCCAGAACCACCTG GTAACTGGACAGGAAATGGCACCGACATTCCAGAACCGCCAGGCAACTGGACAGGGAATGGAACAGATATCCCTGAACCACCTGGTAACTGGACAGGGAATGGAACAGATATCCCTGAACCACCAG GTAACTGGACAGGCAATGGTACAGACATTCCAGAACCACCTGGTAACTGGACTGGAAATGGGACAGATATCCCTGAACCACCTGGTAACTGGACAGGAAATGGAACAGACATTCCAGAACCACCTGGTAACTGGACAGGGAATGGAACAGATATCCCTGAACCACCAGGTAACTGGACAGGAAATGGAACAGACATCCCAGAACCCCCAGGTAATTGGACAGGAAATGGAACAGATATCCCTGAACCACCAGGTAACTGGACAGGCAATGGTACAGACATTCCAGAACCACCTGGTAACTGGACAGGAAATGGGACAGATATTCCTGAACCTCCTGGTAACTGGACAGGAAATGGAACAGATATCCCTGAACCACCAGGTAACTGGACAGGAAATGGAACAGACATTCCAGAACCACCTGGTAACTGGACAGGAAATGGAACAGATATCCCTGAACCTCCAGGCAATTGGACAGGAAATGGAACTGATATTCCTGAACCGCCAGGTAACTGGACAGGAAATGGAACAGATATCCCTGAACCACCAGGTAACTGGACAGGCAATGGTACAGACATTCCAGAACCACCTGGTAACTGGACAGGAAATGGGACAGATATACCTGAACCACCAGGTAATTGGACAGGAAATGGAACAGATATTCCAGAACCACCAGGTAACTGGACAGGAAATGGTACTGATATCCCAGACCCTCCAGGTAACTGGACTGGAAATGGAACAGGTTTGCCACTACAATCTGGCAACTTGGCAAGTAGCACATCCAGTATGCCTGCTGGACCATCTAACTCTGTTGGAAGTGAAACGAATAATCCAGGTTCTCCAGAGTCACTGCAAGAGTTTCCTCCCAGTCTTAATATGCCATGGATTAATCTTTTGCCTCACAGAATAGAAAATCTTCCTGCCTTCAATCCTGGACTGAAcccaatttttaattttcttcgtaCTATACAACAGCTGAATAACAGACGTCCCTTCTTCGTAATATAG